From a single Desulfuribacillus alkaliarsenatis genomic region:
- a CDS encoding response regulator transcription factor: MHKIVIIEDEQGIRNMVEEYLKQQFYHVFACEDGLSGLKAILEIDPDLIILDIMLPELNGLEVCKEVRKYDKYYPIIMLTAKSQKYDIIVGLEIGADDYIVKPFSLEELEARIRAMLRRHTKLQSKHTENDTALVRQKEQIIKEPFLLDLAKHELYKNNISIRLTPTEFQLFMLMFKNPGRVYTRLQLLDLALGEEYQGYERSIDTHIRNLRQKIEDDSAEPKFIVTVHGIGYKYNEN; encoded by the coding sequence ATGCATAAAATTGTAATTATAGAAGATGAACAAGGAATTAGAAATATGGTCGAAGAGTATTTAAAGCAGCAATTTTATCATGTATTTGCCTGCGAAGATGGATTAAGCGGACTTAAAGCGATACTGGAAATAGATCCTGATTTAATAATCCTTGATATAATGCTGCCTGAACTTAATGGTTTAGAAGTATGTAAGGAAGTTCGTAAATATGATAAGTACTATCCAATAATCATGCTTACAGCTAAAAGCCAGAAGTACGATATTATAGTTGGGCTAGAAATTGGGGCTGACGATTATATAGTGAAGCCATTTAGCTTGGAAGAGTTAGAGGCGAGGATACGGGCTATGCTTCGTAGACATACCAAATTACAATCAAAGCATACGGAGAATGACACTGCTCTTGTTCGACAAAAGGAGCAAATTATTAAAGAACCTTTTTTGCTAGACTTAGCAAAGCATGAATTATACAAGAATAACATTTCGATTCGTTTAACACCGACAGAGTTTCAATTATTTATGCTAATGTTTAAAAACCCTGGAAGGGTGTATACTCGTTTACAGCTATTAGACCTAGCCTTGGGAGAAGAATATCAAGGCTACGAGCGTTCAATTGACACCCACATCCGAAATTTGCGCCAAAAAATTGAAGATGACTCAGCAGAGCCGAAGTTTATTGTTACAGTCCATGGTATAGGATACAAGTACAATGAGAACTAA
- a CDS encoding stalk domain-containing protein yields the protein MSYKMLGISGEVEVRIINRDSYIAVRSIANNQNADIEWIAEKGQVVISTDVIGTPLEVILHSNGRLAIVNGNAFILREPIRNIDGTLYIQTHSLVDIVGAITNKPMTATIVRNVLEIK from the coding sequence ATGAGTTATAAGATGCTAGGAATTAGCGGCGAAGTGGAAGTAAGAATTATCAATAGAGATTCTTATATAGCTGTTCGCTCAATTGCTAACAATCAGAATGCAGATATTGAATGGATAGCAGAAAAAGGGCAGGTAGTTATTTCTACAGATGTTATAGGCACACCATTAGAGGTCATTTTACATTCGAATGGTAGGCTAGCGATTGTTAATGGTAATGCATTTATACTTAGAGAGCCAATTAGAAATATTGATGGGACTCTGTATATACAGACGCATTCCTTAGTGGATATTGTAGGTGCAATTACGAACAAGCCGATGACTGCAACAATAGTTAGAAATGTTTTAGAAATCAAGTAG
- a CDS encoding rhodanese-like domain-containing protein → MPAYKAAGLPVFGTESSGSDFDITDGGPNYGLTPADWQAKLDSGGAIVVDVRTPGETAGGMLPGAININSADIGANPSIITEVLEAEGIEKNQLILIHCAAGARAAGVPQHFVAQGYENIFYLANPIFINADGSYAFFR, encoded by the coding sequence ATGCCAGCATATAAAGCAGCAGGATTACCGGTATTTGGGACGGAAAGCAGCGGGTCAGATTTTGACATTACAGATGGCGGACCGAACTATGGGTTAACACCAGCAGATTGGCAAGCAAAACTCGACTCAGGAGGTGCTATCGTAGTAGACGTTAGAACTCCAGGTGAAACAGCGGGTGGAATGCTTCCAGGAGCAATAAACATCAATAGTGCTGATATAGGAGCAAATCCTTCAATTATCACCGAGGTATTAGAAGCTGAAGGAATCGAAAAGAATCAACTAATCTTAATTCACTGTGCAGCGGGTGCTCGCGCAGCAGGAGTACCACAGCACTTTGTAGCACAAGGATATGAGAACATCTTTTATTTAGCGAATCCAATATTTATTAACGCTGATGGAAGCTATGCTTTCTTTAGATAA
- a CDS encoding rhodanese-like domain-containing protein gives MSKKHFNILFLVIVLALTMTLAGCDELEKFSAGALDQAGHMVPEEYQDIAVPFEPHLNYITTQELLELYTTATSTERVTYEEYATDWDFVLVDSRPAARYHEGHINGAINIPDADFDKLKDLLPEDKDKKLIFYCGGWHCPLSPSSANKAMNLGYTNVYVYQEGTDHGWNLADTYLVITPEFFKGILTEEYMMDPEQPPLLIIDSRPFASYFKENIPMSIPADNPEPWNSRFSGLAPANKDTLIITYCGGFF, from the coding sequence ATGAGCAAGAAACATTTTAATATTTTGTTTCTAGTGATAGTTCTAGCACTCACTATGACATTAGCGGGGTGTGACGAGCTAGAGAAATTTAGTGCCGGTGCACTAGATCAAGCAGGTCATATGGTGCCTGAAGAGTACCAAGACATCGCAGTACCGTTTGAGCCACATTTGAATTACATTACAACACAGGAATTATTGGAACTTTATACGACAGCGACCAGTACAGAACGTGTTACCTATGAGGAATATGCTACAGATTGGGACTTTGTTTTAGTAGATTCCCGACCAGCGGCCCGTTATCATGAAGGTCATATTAATGGTGCAATTAATATTCCAGACGCTGATTTCGACAAGCTAAAGGATTTATTACCTGAAGATAAGGATAAGAAACTCATTTTCTATTGTGGAGGATGGCATTGCCCATTGAGTCCTTCATCTGCTAACAAAGCAATGAACTTAGGTTATACGAATGTATATGTATATCAGGAAGGAACAGATCATGGCTGGAATTTAGCAGACACATATTTAGTTATCACTCCAGAATTCTTCAAGGGGATTTTGACAGAAGAGTATATGATGGATCCAGAGCAACCACCTTTACTGATTATTGACTCTCGTCCATTTGCATCATACTTCAAAGAAAATATCCCAATGTCAATCCCAGCAGATAATCCAGAGCCTTGGAATTCAAGGTTTAGTGGATTAGCCCCAGCAAACAAGGATACGTTAATTATCACTTATTGTGGAGGATTCTTCTGA